In Methylomonas sp. MK1, the genomic stretch TGTTAGAGGTTTGCCATAAAACTCTTATTTGCCAAAGGCCCTTCACTTAATACCCGTTTACTGGTGGCATTGCTGGTATCAATTTCGATGTTAGTGATTGATTATCGTAGCGAGCGTCTGGACCGGTTGCGCTCCTTGTTATCGGTGTTCACTTATCCATTACAGTCGCTGGCCAGTCTGCCGGTGGATTTTTACCAGACAGTGTCCGGAACGGTCATTTCTTTTGTGGAGCTGCAAAAAGAAAACCGCCGCTTGAAAGAAGCTCAGTTCGTCAACGATGCGAAATTATTGAAATTCGCGGCCTTGGAAAAGGAAAACACTCGTCTGCGGATGTTGCTGGAAAACTCCTTTCAGCTTGGCGAGCAGGTGCTGGTAGCCGAACTGGTTTCGGTAAAACTGGCGCCTTACGAACATACGGTGGTGGTCAACAAAGGCTCCCGTTTTGGCGTGCATCCGGAACAACCTGTTTTGGATGCCAACGGTATTGTTGGGCAGGTGGTGCGGGCCTTACCGTCCAGCTCGGAAGTGATGCTGATCACCGATCCCGACCATGCCATCCCGGTACAGGTCAACCGCAACGGTTTGCGTACCATCGCTTTCGGTACCGGCCAACCCAACCGTCTGCATTTGCCGTTTCTGGCGAATAACGCCGATATCGTGCCGGGTGATTTGTTGGTTACCTCTGGGCTTGGCGGGGTGTTTCCGGCCGGTTATCCGGTGGCGGTAGTGGATAAGTTCGAAGCCAGGCCGGACAAATCCTTTGCCAATATTTACGCCACGCCAAAGGCGGAATTGGATAAAAGCCGCGAGTTTTTGATCGTCTGGAGCCACTCCACCCCGGTTGTGCTAGGGGAGTCGGCGAAAGCCGCGGTCGAACCTGAATCCAAGGATGCAGAACATGTCGCGCCTTGATTTTGCCGCCACCGTTTACTTCATCGCTACCATAGGCGCGGCGATGGTGCTGCGGGTAATGTCGCTGTTTCCCAGTATGGATGTATTCAATCCGGACTGGATCGTATTGGTGTTGATTTATTGGTCCATTGCCTTGCCGGAACGGTTTGGCGTATTCAGTGCCTGGTCGATAGGCTTGTTGACTGACGTGTTGACCGGTCGCTTGCTGGGCCAGTACGCCTTGATCTATGCGCTGATTTGCTATTTCAGTATCAACGAGCATCGGCGTTTGCGGCAATTTCCGATGGTGCAGCAATGCTTATTTGTGTTTTTGTGTTTGTTTGCGTCGCAGAGCATTATTTTCGGCACGGAAAGCATGCAAGCCGGCAACCGCTTGTCGCTGTCGTTCTGGTATCCGGTGTTATCCGGGACTTTGGTATGGCCGCTGGTGTTTGTGGTGTTGCGCTATATCCGGGTGATGGCGCGCATCTTTTAACGGGGCATGGATAGAAAATTCGCCATCAAGGATCCGCTAGCGGAGAGCCGCTTGTTCCTGAGCCGCATCGTCGCGGCGTTTATCTTGATCCTGTTTTTGATCGCCGGTTTGGTGGTGCGCTTGGTGTATTTGCAGGTGGTCGGTCACGAGCACTATGCGACGCTATCCAAGGATAATCGCATCAAAATTTCGCCACTGCCGCCCACCCGTGGTGTGATTTACGACCGCAAGGGCCGAATGCTCGCGGAAAACGTGCCCACCTACAGTTTGGAACTGATTCCGGAACAGATCGAAAATCTGGACGACACGCTAGTCAGACTGCAAAAGCTGCTGGACATTTCCGAAGAAAAAATCGATCTGTTTCAAAAGCAGCGTAAGCGCAACAAATCCTTTACCAGCACGCCGTTACTGCAGAATCTGAGTGACGAAGAAGTCGCCAAATTCGCGGTGGTCAGACCGTATTTTCCCGGCGTCGATGTCTACGCCCGCTTGGTACGGCATTACCCTTACGGCGATTTGGCTTCTCATGTGGTCGGCTACGTGGGCCGGATCAACGAGAAGGAAATGCAAACCTTGCCGTTAGCGAAATATCGGGGTACTAATCACATCGGTAAAACAGGCATCGAAAAAACCTACGAGGAGCATCTGCTGGGTACCGCCGGCTATGAAGAAATAGAAACCAATGCCCAGGCCAGGGCGGTGAATACCGTGGCCACGGTGGAGCCGGTAGCCGGGTCCAACATCTATCTGACCTTGGACATCGACCTACAAAAAATCGCCTACGATGCGTTGTCTGAGTATAACGGCGCGGCGGTGGCGATTGAGATCAAGACCGGCGGCGTACTGGTGTTCGCCAGCAGGCCCGGTTTCGACCCTAATCCGTTTGTATCGGGGATTTCCGGCAAAGAATATAAGGCCTTGCAGGATTCGCCGGATCAGCCGCTCTATAATCGGGCCTTGCGTGGCCAGTATCCGCCCGGCTCGACGGTGAAACCGTTTTTGGCCTTGGCCGGTCTGGAATACGGTGTGACTGAATTCAACCATCGCTTGTTTTGTCCCGGCTATTACAAATTGCCGAATGTTGACCACAAATACCGGGACTGGAAAAAATGGGGACACGGCATGGTGGATATGAACGACGCGATTACCCAGTCTTGCGACGTCTATTTCTACGATCTGGCGCTGGCGCTAGGCATCGATAAAATGCATGCGTTCATGGACAAGTTCAGTTTCGGCCGGAAAACCGGGATCGATTTGGTCGGTGAAGTTGACGGCTTGATGCCGTCCAAGGAATGGAAAAAACATTACCGCAGTCAGGCCTGGTTTCCCGGCGAAACCCTGATTACCGGGATCGGCCAAGGCTACACGCAAGCGACGCCGCTGCAATTGGCACACGCGACTGCGACTTTGGCCAATTACGGCAAGGTCATTACGCCGCATCTGGTGCACAGTATTATCAGCGCCGACTATGCCGACTTGATCGGCGGCAAAGCCGATGCGCTGATTCCGCTGAAAACTCAAAACGTCGATAACATTATCAGGGGTATGACCAACGTGGTGCACGGATCGCGGGGCACCGCCGGCCGCTTGGCCAAGGCCATTACCTATCAAATTGCCGGCAAGACCGGCACCGCGCAGGTTTTTACCATCAAGCAGGAAGAGAAATACAACGAGGACGCCATCGATTTTAAAATGCGCGACCATGCTTTGTTCATAGCCTTTGCGCCGGTCCACGATCCGCAAATCGCGGTGGCGATTATCGCCGAGCACGGCGGTCACGGCGGCTCCGTAGCGGCGCCTATCGCCGGCGAAATTATCGATGCCTATCTGAATCAGAAAAAGGAGGCGCAGCCATGAGAAACGAAATGCGCAACGAACAATTCCAGCCGCCGTCGCTGCTCGGTAATTTGCTCCGAAAGTTGCATATCGATATTCCGCTTTTTATAGGTTTGTTATTGATTTGCGCGGCCAGTTTCGTGATTTTATACAGCGCGGGCGGGCAAGAGGTGCCCTTGTTGATTCGGCACGCTACCCGTATGGGTTTCGCCATTTTATTGATGATTGTGCTGGCACATATCAACCCACGGCGCTTCCAAAGTTTTTCGGTGGCCTTGTTCACGGTGTGCGTGCTGTTGCTGCTGGCGGTGGCGGTGATGGGGCAGATCAGTATGGGTGCTCAGCGTTGGCTGGATCTGGGTGTTTTTCGTTTTCAGCCTTCCGAATTTACCAAAATCAGCGCGCCGATGATGGTGGCCTGGTATCTATCGGAGCGCGCCTTGCCGCCCAAGCCCAAGCACGTGTTAGGCGCGGCGACGCTTTTGATCGTGCCGGTTTTGCTGATCGCTAAACAACCGGACTTGGGTACCTCGTTACTGGTTGCTAGCTCCGGGGCGGCGGTATTGTTCTTTGCCGGCTTATCCTGGTGGTTCATGCTGGGCATTGTGGCTTTGCTGGCGTCTCTGACACCGGTGCTGTGGCACTTCATGCGCGAATACCAACGGAATAGAGTATTGACGTTTATGAATCCGGAAGCCGATCCGATGGGCGCCGGTTACCATATCATCCAGTCCAAGATCGCCATCGGTTCCGGTGGGATAAACGGCAAGGGCTGGCTGGGCAGTAGCCAGGCGGAGCTGGATTTTCTGCCGGAAAGCTCTACGGACTTTATCTTTGCGGTGTTTGCCGAGGAGTTTGGCCTGTTCGGCTGCGTTGGTCTGCTGGTTTTGTATTTATTGGTCATCAGCCGTTGTTTTTATATCGCAGTGCAAGCTCAGGATACCTACTCGCGCCTGCTGGCCGGCAGTCTAGCGTTCACTTTTTTTGTGTATGTCTTCGTGAATATCGGCATGGTGATCGGCGTGTTGCCGGTAGTCGGTGTGCCGTTGCCGTTGATCAGCTATGGTGGCACTTCAATGGTAACGCTGATGGCCGGCTTCGGTATCCTGATGTCTATCCATACCCACCGTAAATTACTACCCGTCTAATTGGCTTATGAAAATTAATAAGAATATATTCAGCTGGCTATTGGCAGCCACGTTGTTCGCCGCTGGTTCGGCATCTGCTGAAATCGCTGAAACCGACAGTTTCAAGCAATTTATCCACAACATGGTCAAACAGCAGCATTTCAACGAAGCTGAATTGCGAAACCTGTTTAAGGCTGTGCAAATCCAGCAGCCCATTCTGGATGCGATGTCCAAACCGGCGGAAGGTAAGCCCTGGTTTCAGTACCGCGAAATCTTCATGACCGAAGCCCGGATCGCTGGCGGGGTGCAGTTCTGGAAAGACAACGAAGCAGCTTTGAAAACCGTGGAAAGCCAATACGGCGTGCCGGCCGAAATCATCATTGCCATCATCGGTGTGGAAACCAAATACGGCGCGCATACCGGAAAATACCGGGTGATTGACGCGTTGGCGACCTTGGGTTTTGCCTATCCGCCGCGCAGCGAGTTCTTCCTGAAAGAACTGGAGCAATTCCTGGTGTTGGCGCGCGAAGAGCATATGGACCCGTTGCAACCTATGGGTTCTTATGCCGGTGCGATGGGCTTGCCGCAATTCATGCCCAGCAGTTTTCGCGGCTATGCCAAGGACTTTGATCTGGACGGCAAACGCAATATCTGGACCAATAGCGCCGACGCCATAGCCAGCGTGGCCAACTATTTCGTGCGCAACCAATGGCGACCCGGCGGGGCTGTGACTTACCCGGTC encodes the following:
- the mreC gene encoding rod shape-determining protein MreC; the encoded protein is MKLLFAKGPSLNTRLLVALLVSISMLVIDYRSERLDRLRSLLSVFTYPLQSLASLPVDFYQTVSGTVISFVELQKENRRLKEAQFVNDAKLLKFAALEKENTRLRMLLENSFQLGEQVLVAELVSVKLAPYEHTVVVNKGSRFGVHPEQPVLDANGIVGQVVRALPSSSEVMLITDPDHAIPVQVNRNGLRTIAFGTGQPNRLHLPFLANNADIVPGDLLVTSGLGGVFPAGYPVAVVDKFEARPDKSFANIYATPKAELDKSREFLIVWSHSTPVVLGESAKAAVEPESKDAEHVAP
- the mreD gene encoding rod shape-determining protein MreD, with amino-acid sequence MSRLDFAATVYFIATIGAAMVLRVMSLFPSMDVFNPDWIVLVLIYWSIALPERFGVFSAWSIGLLTDVLTGRLLGQYALIYALICYFSINEHRRLRQFPMVQQCLFVFLCLFASQSIIFGTESMQAGNRLSLSFWYPVLSGTLVWPLVFVVLRYIRVMARIF
- the mrdA gene encoding penicillin-binding protein 2; amino-acid sequence: MDRKFAIKDPLAESRLFLSRIVAAFILILFLIAGLVVRLVYLQVVGHEHYATLSKDNRIKISPLPPTRGVIYDRKGRMLAENVPTYSLELIPEQIENLDDTLVRLQKLLDISEEKIDLFQKQRKRNKSFTSTPLLQNLSDEEVAKFAVVRPYFPGVDVYARLVRHYPYGDLASHVVGYVGRINEKEMQTLPLAKYRGTNHIGKTGIEKTYEEHLLGTAGYEEIETNAQARAVNTVATVEPVAGSNIYLTLDIDLQKIAYDALSEYNGAAVAIEIKTGGVLVFASRPGFDPNPFVSGISGKEYKALQDSPDQPLYNRALRGQYPPGSTVKPFLALAGLEYGVTEFNHRLFCPGYYKLPNVDHKYRDWKKWGHGMVDMNDAITQSCDVYFYDLALALGIDKMHAFMDKFSFGRKTGIDLVGEVDGLMPSKEWKKHYRSQAWFPGETLITGIGQGYTQATPLQLAHATATLANYGKVITPHLVHSIISADYADLIGGKADALIPLKTQNVDNIIRGMTNVVHGSRGTAGRLAKAITYQIAGKTGTAQVFTIKQEEKYNEDAIDFKMRDHALFIAFAPVHDPQIAVAIIAEHGGHGGSVAAPIAGEIIDAYLNQKKEAQP
- the rodA gene encoding rod shape-determining protein RodA — protein: MRNEMRNEQFQPPSLLGNLLRKLHIDIPLFIGLLLICAASFVILYSAGGQEVPLLIRHATRMGFAILLMIVLAHINPRRFQSFSVALFTVCVLLLLAVAVMGQISMGAQRWLDLGVFRFQPSEFTKISAPMMVAWYLSERALPPKPKHVLGAATLLIVPVLLIAKQPDLGTSLLVASSGAAVLFFAGLSWWFMLGIVALLASLTPVLWHFMREYQRNRVLTFMNPEADPMGAGYHIIQSKIAIGSGGINGKGWLGSSQAELDFLPESSTDFIFAVFAEEFGLFGCVGLLVLYLLVISRCFYIAVQAQDTYSRLLAGSLAFTFFVYVFVNIGMVIGVLPVVGVPLPLISYGGTSMVTLMAGFGILMSIHTHRKLLPV
- the mltB gene encoding lytic murein transglycosylase B; translated protein: MKINKNIFSWLLAATLFAAGSASAEIAETDSFKQFIHNMVKQQHFNEAELRNLFKAVQIQQPILDAMSKPAEGKPWFQYREIFMTEARIAGGVQFWKDNEAALKTVESQYGVPAEIIIAIIGVETKYGAHTGKYRVIDALATLGFAYPPRSEFFLKELEQFLVLAREEHMDPLQPMGSYAGAMGLPQFMPSSFRGYAKDFDLDGKRNIWTNSADAIASVANYFVRNQWRPGGAVTYPVSARGDAHRQALSKGVKPDTTVGELRRLGVDVPAQLAASETVKLLAYQQQVGEDLWVGLHNFYVITRYNHSPLYAMAVYQLSQAIAARKA